One stretch of Miscanthus floridulus cultivar M001 chromosome 18, ASM1932011v1, whole genome shotgun sequence DNA includes these proteins:
- the LOC136522941 gene encoding uncharacterized protein, which translates to MGQDVVAHVYDVATAGSDTTVLHINRFFKDAMGLGGIFHTAIQVYGDEEWSFGYCDRGTGVFSCPPCKNPMYTYRESIVLGKTNCCILKVNQILRELSWEWPGQSYELLSRNCNHFCNTFCEKLEVPKLPGWVNRFANAGDAALEVAETTAVKLKQAKKEIVTACKAASTFLTGTSSSTSSNAEDTGGSTSSGNSLFEGAWIRSIVGITIKPSKSLVCGDSSDSDSSESESESDGDRPNSDENTEQQAKDATQEQGKKNENNGPQGHS; encoded by the exons ATGGGCCAGGATGTGGTTGCGCACGTCTACGACGTCGCCACCGCCGGCTCCGACACCACCGTGCTCCACATCAACCGCTTCTTCAAGGACGCCATGGGCCTCGGCGGCATCTTCCACACCGCCATCCAG GTCTATGGTGATGAAGAATGGTCCTTTGGCTACTGCGACCGTGGCACTGGGGTTTTTAGCTGCCCCCCATGCAAAAATCCCATGTACACTTATCGTGAGTCCATAGTGCTGGGGAAGACCAACTGCTGTATCCTCAAGGTAAATCAGATACTAAGGGAACTGAGCTGGGAGTGGCCTGGACAGTCATATGAACTCCTGTCAAGAAACTGCAACCACTTCTGCAATACCTTCTGCGAAAAGCTTGAAGTACCGAAACTTCCAG GTTGGGTCAATCGCTTTGCAAATGCGGGTGATGCTGCTCTAGAGGTTGCTGAAACTACAGCAGTAAAG CTGAAACAAGCGAAAAAGGAAATTGTGACTGCATGCAAAGCAGCCTCAACATTTTTGACTGGCACATCGTCAAGCACCTCATCAAATGCGGAGGATACGGGTGGCTCAACCTCATCAGGAAATTCTCTTTTCGAGGGGGCATGGATCAGAAGTATCGTTGGTATCACTATAAAGCCATCAAAGAGTCTAGTCTGCGGAGATAGTTCAGATAGCGACAGCTCTGAGAGCGAATCAGAATCAGATGGCGATCGGCCTAATAGCGATGAGAACACTGAGCAACAAGCTAAAGACGCAACACAGGAGCAAGGCAAGAAAAATGAGAATAATGGACCACAGGGCCATTCATGA
- the LOC136522220 gene encoding uncharacterized protein yields the protein MSLPPCEKTKNCAVKGQVKWQEKYGQEEQEERAGRPAAPVSSAQEQANTWRRRGAPQQDKEDFVSGEVGGGMAPPAAQAQLLLSNHPSPSPQHRRLLFLRRPPPRPQTCTIRHHHGGHDKWASSSPRLRHALRPPATAAAAVAIAPGDHWGNWAFLLSAAAFGTWAEENTSWGAALSGALVSIMAGLAATAVGLVTPGAPAHDAVMEYLLPAAVPLLLLGADLRRVVRTTGDLLKAFLLGSVATVIGTTVAYLLIPMRSLGQDSWKIAAALMGSYIGGAVNYVAISEALGLTPSVLAAGVAADNLISALYFMALFSLASNIPAEPKTATESPQKDGEPDEGGSGGGRLFVLNGGAAVALSFIICKAGSAMAARLGLQGGTLPCVTALVVFLATAFPGPLGRLAPAGESLALILMQLFFAVVGANGNVVDAVTRAPSVFAFALVQVSVHLAVVLAAGRIMGMDRKPLLIASNANVGGPTTAAAMATAKGWTSLVVPGILVRIFGISIATFLGIGYGMFVLRRICG from the exons ATGTCACTTCCTCCATGCGAGAAAACAAAAAATTGTGCCGTAAAAGGACAGGTAAAATGGCAAGAAAAATACGgacaggaggagcaggaggaaagggccggccggccggcagcaCCGGTGTCCAGTGCACAAGAGCAAGCAAACACATGGCGCAGGCGCGGCGCGCCCCAACAGGACAAAGAGGATTTTGTTTCGGGTGAGGTGGGGGGCGGCATGGCGCCACCCGCCGCACAGGCTCAGCTCCTCCTCTCCAACCAcccctcgccgtcgccgcagcACCGTCGGCTCCTCTTCCTccgccgcccgccgcctcgcCCACAAACCTGTACCATCCGGCATCACCACGGCGGCCACGACAAGTGGGCCTCCTCCTCCCCTCGCCTTCGCCACGCCCTCCGCccgcccgccaccgccgccgccgcggtggcCATCGCGCCCGGCGACCACTGGGGCAACTGGGCCTTCCTCCTCTCCGCCGCCGCGTTCGGCACATG GGCGGAGGAGAACACGTCATGGGGCGCCGCGCTCAGCGGGGCGCTGGTCAGCATCATGGCCGGCCTGGCCGCCACGGCCGTCGGCCTCGTCACCCCCGGCGCGCCGGCGCACGACGCCGTCATGGAGTACCTGCTGCCGGCCGCCGTcccgctgctgctcctcggcgccGACCTCCGCCGCGTCGTCCGCACCACCGGCGACCTCCTCAAGGCCTTCCTTCTCGGATCTG TCGCAACTGTAATCGGCACGACGGTGGCGTACCTGCTGATCCCCATGAGATCGCTGGGCCAAGATAGCTGGAAGATCGCAGCTGCACTCATGGGCAGCTACATTGGCGGAG CGGTGAACTACGTCGCCATCTCGGAAGCTCTGGGCCTCACGCCATCGGTCCTCGCCGCCGGCGTCGCAGCGGACAACCTTATCTCGGCGCTCTACTTCATGGCGCTCTTCTCACTGGCGTCCAACATCCCAGCAGAGCCCAAGACGGCGACGGAGAGTCCGCAGAAGGATGGCGAGCCCGACGAGGGCGGCAGCGGGGGCGGGCGGCTGTTCGTGCTGAACGGCGGCGCGGCGGTCGCGCTGTCCTTCATCATCTGCAAGGCCGGGTCGGCCATGGCCGCGCGGCTGGGCCTCCAGGGCGGCACGCTGCCGTGCGTCACGGCGCTGGTGGTGTTCCTGGCCACGGCGTTCCCGGGCCCGCTCGGCAGGCTCGCGCCGGCCGGCGAGTCCCTGGCGCTCATCCTCATGCAGCTCTTCTTCGCCGTCGTCGGGGCCAACGGCAACGTCGTGGACGCGGTCACCCGGGCGCCCAGCGTCTTCGCCTTCGCGCTCGTCCAGGTGTCCGTCCACCTCGCCGTTGTGCTCGCGGCCGGCAGGATCATGGGGATGGACAGGAAGCCGCTGCTCATCGCCTCCAACGCCAACGTCGGCGGGCCCACCACcgcggccgccatggccacggccaaAGGCTGGACCTCGCTCGTGGTGCCCGGAATCCTCGTCCGCATCTTCGGGATCTCCATTGCCACGTTTCTTGGCATCGGATATGGCATGTTCGTGCTCAGAAGAATCTGCGGCTGA